A genomic stretch from Bordetella sp. N includes:
- a CDS encoding MFS transporter, producing the protein MTDTTAPSAVPSAAPATTTTDAHSRMAAATLALTLPGDTVLYLLLPMYAAHFGVSLAEAGVLLAANRLVRIVGYGWVARFYARRGDRPTCTLAAIAATLSALGYATLSGFWALVPLRLLWGLAFAALNLSTQAMATADPRGTARRNGRSRAIIAIGPVVALPLGAWCADMWGPRVIFFVLTLASLLGVATARKLPAHPHPVPATPRRLRLPGSLDVWSFLEGFTLDGLFIIGLSYLGKDLMPAGSVVVAGAVLALRYLGEIVLSPVGGRLAERFGAERVLVTLSLLTTVVLVGFGAGWIWSCAAAIVVLRALQLPLLPPIVALRTPGPGRVQALAARSVWRDIGAGTGPLLAGLVLPLVSPLWIYTVPALLLAVAALACARPNAN; encoded by the coding sequence ATGACTGACACCACCGCCCCTTCCGCTGTCCCTTCCGCAGCCCCCGCCACCACCACCACCGACGCACATTCGCGCATGGCCGCCGCCACCCTGGCGTTGACCTTGCCTGGCGATACCGTGCTGTATCTGCTGCTACCCATGTATGCCGCGCACTTCGGCGTGTCGCTGGCGGAAGCCGGCGTGCTGCTGGCGGCGAATCGCCTGGTGCGGATCGTCGGCTATGGCTGGGTGGCGCGCTTCTATGCGCGGCGCGGCGACCGTCCCACCTGCACGCTGGCCGCCATCGCGGCGACGCTCAGCGCGCTGGGTTACGCCACCTTGTCGGGCTTCTGGGCGCTGGTGCCCTTGCGCCTGCTGTGGGGACTGGCGTTCGCGGCGCTGAACCTGTCGACCCAGGCCATGGCCACGGCCGATCCGCGCGGCACGGCACGGCGCAATGGCCGGTCGCGCGCCATCATTGCCATCGGCCCCGTGGTGGCCCTGCCGCTGGGCGCCTGGTGCGCGGACATGTGGGGGCCGCGCGTGATCTTCTTCGTGTTGACGCTGGCGTCGCTGCTGGGCGTGGCGACGGCGCGCAAGTTGCCCGCTCATCCGCACCCCGTGCCGGCCACGCCGCGCCGGCTGCGTTTGCCGGGCAGCCTGGATGTCTGGTCCTTTCTTGAGGGCTTCACCCTGGATGGCCTTTTCATCATCGGCCTGTCCTATCTGGGCAAGGACCTGATGCCCGCGGGCTCGGTGGTCGTGGCGGGCGCGGTGCTGGCGCTGCGCTATCTGGGCGAGATCGTGCTCAGCCCGGTGGGCGGCCGCCTGGCCGAGCGCTTCGGGGCGGAACGCGTGCTGGTCACGCTGTCGCTGCTGACCACGGTGGTGCTGGTCGGTTTCGGCGCAGGTTGGATCTGGAGCTGCGCCGCGGCCATCGTCGTGCTGCGCGCATTGCAACTGCCCCTGCTGCCCCCCATCGTCGCGTTGCGCACGCCCGGCCCCGGCCGCGTGCAGGCCCTGGCGGCGCGGTCCGTGTGGCGCGACATCGGCGCCGGCACCGGTCCTTTGCTGGCCGGACTGGTGCTGCCGCTGGTGTCGCCCCTCTGGATCTATACCGTGCCGGCTTTGCTGCTGGCCGTGGCCGCGCTGGCTTGCGCGCGACCAAACGCCAATTAA
- a CDS encoding IclR family transcriptional regulator: protein MSNIIDRSFAILQELSYHRDGRTLSELADKLAIPLSATHRLLNDLIAIGYVRKDERHGEFTLTMQIVSLALRHLGSGGIVDVAQPILERLAAKSRELVRLAVVDGDQLIYVAKAQGATVGLRYDPEMGQPVILSCSAAGLVWLGTKGEEEALRLVAGQGLGDPKNYGPDAPSSIKMLMTQVRAARKRGYATTMNVFLPGMSSMAAAVLGPDGNVLAILIVAGPMTRLTQARMDELSRDLLETANELGAASAVSPIFQRRPNQPVPTRKT from the coding sequence ATGAGCAATATCATCGATCGGTCCTTCGCCATCCTGCAGGAACTGTCCTATCACCGTGATGGCAGGACACTCTCGGAGCTTGCCGACAAGCTCGCCATCCCGCTTAGCGCGACCCATCGATTGTTGAACGACCTGATCGCCATCGGCTACGTCCGCAAGGATGAACGCCATGGGGAGTTCACCTTGACAATGCAAATCGTGTCGCTCGCGCTGCGCCACCTGGGCTCCGGCGGCATCGTCGATGTGGCGCAGCCCATCCTGGAACGCCTTGCCGCCAAAAGCCGTGAGCTGGTGCGTCTGGCCGTGGTGGATGGCGATCAACTCATCTACGTCGCCAAGGCGCAAGGCGCCACGGTGGGGCTGCGCTATGACCCGGAGATGGGCCAGCCAGTCATCCTGTCCTGCAGCGCGGCCGGCTTGGTCTGGTTGGGCACCAAGGGCGAAGAAGAAGCGCTGCGGCTGGTCGCCGGCCAGGGTCTGGGCGATCCCAAGAACTATGGTCCGGACGCCCCCTCCAGCATCAAGATGCTGATGACGCAGGTGCGCGCGGCACGCAAGCGCGGTTACGCCACCACCATGAATGTCTTCCTGCCCGGCATGAGCTCCATGGCGGCAGCGGTTCTCGGCCCGGACGGCAATGTCCTGGCCATCCTGATCGTCGCCGGCCCCATGACCCGCCTGACTCAAGCGCGCATGGACGAACTCAGCCGCGACCTGCTTGAAACGGCCAACGAATTAGGGGCGGCCAGCGCCGTCTCCCCGATCTTTCAGCGACGGCCCAACCAGCCCGTACCGACACGCAAAACGTAG
- a CDS encoding TRAP transporter substrate-binding protein codes for MTRLTTRRNVLGALAAAPVLSLPFMSRARAAEYVFKVAHPLAANHPTNLRLQQAADRIAKDTDGRIELRLFPNNQLGGEVDLLNQVRSGAVEMFVVGGLIASSVIPMAALDGVGFVFKDAGAVMKGMDGDLGALIRNSLKQANLYAPATVWDYGFRQVTASTRVIKNVDDIAGMKIRVPGAAAYVDLFKALGAAPTSIQFNEVYPALQTKIVDGQENPLGVIVTSKFYEVQKYCSLTNHIWQGNWVLINGRVWRNLPGNLQEIVEKRLNEAGLAQRQDLAGQEQSYKDAIAKGGVAFNTVDVDSFRKKLTASGYYKDARKKFGDAAWEVLEQAAGGELA; via the coding sequence ATGACCAGACTGACCACCCGCCGCAATGTGCTCGGCGCGCTGGCTGCCGCCCCTGTTTTGAGCTTGCCCTTCATGTCCCGCGCCCGTGCGGCGGAGTACGTGTTCAAGGTGGCACACCCGCTGGCTGCCAACCATCCGACCAATCTGCGCCTGCAACAGGCCGCTGACCGCATCGCCAAGGACACCGACGGCCGCATTGAATTGCGGCTGTTCCCCAACAACCAGCTTGGTGGTGAAGTCGATCTGCTGAATCAGGTGCGATCCGGCGCCGTGGAAATGTTCGTCGTCGGCGGCTTGATCGCCTCCAGCGTCATTCCCATGGCCGCCTTGGACGGTGTCGGGTTCGTGTTCAAGGATGCGGGCGCGGTGATGAAGGGCATGGACGGCGACCTGGGGGCCTTGATCCGCAACTCGCTCAAGCAAGCCAATCTGTACGCGCCGGCCACCGTGTGGGACTACGGCTTCCGTCAGGTGACCGCTTCCACGCGCGTCATCAAGAACGTCGACGACATCGCCGGCATGAAGATCCGCGTGCCGGGCGCGGCTGCCTATGTGGACTTGTTCAAGGCCCTGGGCGCGGCGCCCACCAGCATCCAGTTCAACGAGGTCTATCCTGCCCTGCAAACGAAGATCGTCGATGGCCAGGAAAATCCCCTGGGCGTCATCGTGACATCCAAGTTCTACGAAGTGCAGAAGTACTGCTCCCTCACCAACCACATCTGGCAAGGCAACTGGGTGCTGATCAACGGCCGTGTCTGGCGCAACTTGCCCGGCAATCTGCAGGAGATCGTCGAAAAACGCCTGAACGAGGCCGGGTTGGCACAACGCCAGGACCTGGCCGGCCAGGAGCAATCGTATAAGGACGCCATCGCCAAGGGCGGCGTCGCCTTCAACACGGTAGACGTCGACTCCTTCCGCAAGAAGCTGACGGCGTCGGGCTACTACAAAGATGCGCGCAAGAAGTTTGGCGATGCTGCGTGGGAGGTACTCGAGCAGGCCGCGGGCGGAGAGCTGGCATGA